The Theobroma cacao cultivar B97-61/B2 chromosome 2, Criollo_cocoa_genome_V2, whole genome shotgun sequence genome includes the window CTAAcaagttattataaattctctCTTATACAATTGGTTTATGGCCAGTAACTAAATATTTcgtaattaaaaatttttagatgcGTACTATATGTTTTAATTGATCCACCATAACGCACAAAAATGGATCTTTAAAGGAGGTTAAGAATATTTGTCGAATACGACTctctatttataattaaatatttaaaaccaTTAACAAAAGATTTATTGACAACAAGATTTGTCGAttgttattttgatgaaacagttttttcaatattagagagagaaaataattagctagaaaaagaaatttcttgaaatacattattattatctaaTTTTGATCATCACTCAAATCAATGTGAACTTAAATAatgtaaatttgaaattcaaaaattcatttacaaaatatagcaAATTAGTTACCAAACATATTTACTAATTTAAAGAGAATAACTAAATCTCATATACCAACAGTAAAAGTTTCTATTAGAATTGTTGTCCTTGCAAGACAAGACATGTTAGAATTGTGGGAAACTAATTGGtttcaaagataaaattttcgaaaaaaagaagaagtaaaTATATAAGATGGTTAAAAAAGGGAAACAAAAACTCTGGAAGAAGACCTaacataattgataaaattcaaataaattcttataaatattcaagaaaattatttttctttttgcaattACTCAAACTTATGCACtattattttaagtcaaataggCCCTTATGATAATGGTTGATTAATTAgtattagtcaaaatatcacttgtcattttatactcatatGACATTAATATGAAATGTGAAAATAATTATGTGGTCATTATGTCGCGTCATCAATTAGTATGATATTTTAACATGTAAcgtgatataaaatgacaaatgacatTTTAATGAATAACCATTGGTCAATtgttattaataaaaacttatttggcccaaaataaaattataaaaacttaattgaacacaataaaaaaataaagatttgattaaatttttttgaataaattcaaaaattttcttagaTATTATTTCTATATATTTTCTCAAATGGGATAGAGAGGGTAATTAATACTTGTTTCTATAAGATTAAAAAACCTCTTcaaaaaaatgacaattttgaaaaattaataaacttgaacagaaaagaattaaaaataaattcttaaattaaCCTCAAGCAAAAAAATATGTATCTAGAAAGCTCCAAATGAAAATAACTATTAATATTCACAATTAATGGATTTTTTACATCACTAAAATAACTTGTgctatatttgttttttgttatCAAATTTAAGTGCAAACTAcaaatactttttttaaaaaaagtgcTAACTGCGTACAAAAGTGTACATAAAATAGGCTAAAGTCAAATGAGTAATTGATAAGTTATGATGACATCGCTATATATTTTCCTAATAAAAAGGCTAAAAAAGCATGTACAATGAATTAAGACTGAGAGCAaaactttgatttgatttgtttttggtGTTTGACCATCTGCCAGCTCTGAGTCTCGTTTTTCTTTGAACCGATCTTCATAACTTCTTTTAACTCATACTATTAattgatgcacttatttttgTAACAATAATGTTTGGATCTGTCTCtgttccttttattttttctttcaacaaccaAGGTAGGTAAGGTATGTAGAAAAAATCTTATAATATCTATTTAATAAACTTACAAAGTACAGGCAAACCTTATGTTGCATGTGCAcatagtttttatattttgttaagATTTGTAAGTACTCTCATCATTAGTTTCAAAGCTTTCGTGTCCAATCAGCCaaatgttttgaatttttttattaaaataaatcaataataattgAGTTAAGCGTTATTGTTCACACATCACGTGTTAATGGCCGGTATGATGAATCAAATTCAGAACaaatataattgaaaagatTGTACTACTGTTTGCCATGAATTAAACCCTAAATCACACACACGTAAAGAAGTTTGAGAATATTAATTAGTAAATAACAATCTTTAAAGTctacaaatttaaaatcttttgagTATGATCATACCAATGTTAATTTATCgagtttcatcataattttaaaattaagtgtAATTAGACAAGAGCACTATTAGAATGGGTGACAATATAAAATGTCGTCGTTTTGCAGCccttacccttttttttttaataataaaaacatctACAAATGAACAACTCCTTCACTTGACTTCTTAAGATTAATCCTGATCTTCTGCCGTCCTCAGGTGAAATTGATAATGTGTAGAAAACTGTTTATTTTGTATAGTGTGTATATTTTTGGGTCTCTCGTTGATAAGAGAAGGGTATGCAGGGCTTTGTTGATCTATTGTCTATTTATGATGCCTTTATTTGATGGTGTCTGTAAGCTGTGTTGTCTGGGTGCCAGCATGCCTGGTTGGGAGGGTTGTGCTGGCCATAATCATGGTAGGCTTGCTGGGTGCAGTCAACAGGCAGCAGGGGGCTGGTTTGTGGTTGTTTTGATATGCAGGGTTTGTTTTTGTATACCTGCATTGTGGTTGATATTTCATAGAGAAGGCATCAAAGTATGgcatttcttaaaaaaaaaatgaataactCCCAAAAATGTGCTCGGgaatattccttttttttaataatatattatatgaGTATCAACATGCCcagattttatatttatagagataTTCTAGATTTGGTGTCCTATTTTATAATCTAATccttcttttataatttttgtttgatttaatttttaaagttagTATATGGTATAAATAAGAGCTAGCCTAATAAGTAATAATAAGTTAGgcgatttttaattttttatttcaattttgaactaaaatttgagaaaaacaaattgaTCATTAGTAACTTTTATAAGAGGTAAATTAATAAGGtctattttgaaaagtaataaTCTTCTCTTCCTCAATGTTTAAATCCAAAACTTCGAAATTAAGTGTACCAAAATTCTAATTATTGTGAAGTGTCTTGTTAGGAAAAgtctatatatattatttagataataaaagCAAGTTTTTGCACAAAAAACTTATTTCGTTTACAGATCTATCTATCATATTTAAACGagtttgaatttaatttaatttgtaaaattcagacaaatattgattttttgCACGtatacaaaatgaaaaaaaaactcattatagtattaaataaatatatatatattcttaaaataatacaaaatgATCTTAACCACGAGGCAACcatgtcatatattttaaacCCATGCAGATAATTTGAAAGGCTTAATTATTGGCTCGTGTCCTTCTACTAGTCATTAGGCTAGAAATTAAGCTTTTTAACTTATACTATTAATTAAAAGGTTATTCCCGTGTTGCACCAGAGAAGTCGCAATCCGCTAATTATTGATGCATCGAGTAGGTGAGCATAATCTACCAATATCTTCTTTTACTTTGTTACGTAAAGAAAATACTTGCGTTCTGGTTGCACGGGTCCAAGTTGCACAAAGTCTGCATGTATTTGCACACACCATGCTGTATTTAATTTGTCTGATCTAAGGCACATGTTTTCAGACATGGACAGTCAATTTTTGCTGTCTTCGGGGaaatttaataaagaaaatgattcCCAGACGCCTTTTTGAAttgataatataatattattattgcaaCGATTTTGTGTTATAACTCGTGAGAAATTTAGAGACCGTTGATTTCAATCAAAGACCAGCTGTTTGCAGTGaacattgaattatttaagttGCAGTATTCAAGCGTAAAGTAGATCAGTCCTGTGGAAAGGGTTAGAGCGGCTTGGGAAGAGCATCAAAAGGTAAATCTATTGTCTCCTTCATTCAACTTACAGCAATCTTTTGCTCGATTTTATTTATGCTTGATGCCCATTATTTTGCACGTTCGTCAACTTAATATGCTTCTTCTATTTAGATCCCCTCAGAAGAAAGGCCTCCGTCGGTGAAACTGGAACACAGAAGACTTATGTTGTAGAGCAAAAAAGAGGTTGGGcgtatatatttatatgtacatGCTTGATTTGAGCTGGTGCTTTTCGTCTTGAATCAGTTAGTCACCAGACTCATTACTATCAAGGAGAAGGTCAGGAGCAGAAATTTGTCCTCCAGGAATCTTGGAGCAGTTTAAGGCTTTCGACGCAAGCTTGTTAGCAAGGTCCTGGATTTCCAGccatggagaagaagaaatggaTTCTTACAGTTGTGTTAGCCCTCATCGTGGCAATGCTGCCTTTGACTTTTCGAATCCTGGAATCGCATCAAGTTCAGCGTTTATATACGGGGTACTTTATGCaagttttcttcctttttctcgcattgatttgtcacttaattaataaatgtATCTTAAAAACTTATACATGACGTGTGAATCCAATTCTATCttgatttttgtctttttttccTATCAGATCTCTTTGATCTGTAACAAGTCCTTACTTTTGATTTCTCCAGGGAACTAACAGACATGATACTCGGAAAGCTGGGAGGCCGGGCTTCCAGTAACCACGACCTTAGCACAGACAAGGCTGTAGCGAGCAAATTTATCGCCCCGAACTTAACAGCGTGCCACCCATCATATGGTCGTCCAGATCTTCTTGTTCACTGTTGTCCTCCGGGGTTTGAATCGCCAGTGCCCTTTGTCGATTTCCAGTTTCCTGATCCTCAATCGCCAAAACGTGTGCGCAGGCCAGTCCAACTTGTGGACGAGAACTACATCGCCAAATACAACAAGGCTTTGTCGATCATGAAGTCCTTGCCATACGATGATCCTCGAAGTTTTGCCCGTCAAGCCAACTTGCACTGTCTCTTTTGTACTGGAGCCTACGACCAACAAAACTCCAATACCCCTCTTAGTATTCACAGAACATGGTTATTCTTTCCCTGGCACCGCATGATGATCTACTTCCACGAACGCATCATCGGTAGTCTAATCGGAGATGACACGTTTGCTTTTCCGGTTTGGACTTGGGACATCCCTGAAGGAATGGTGATGCCGGATATTTACGCGAACATGAATTTATCATTCTTTCACAAGGTACGTGACTTTTCACATTTTCCACCGCGGGTGGCAGATTTGAACTACTTCGAGGAAACAAATTTGAGTCCTCAAGAGCAGTTGGATACAAACTTGGCATTTATGTATAACCAAATGGTATCTGGTGCAAAGAAGACGGAATTGTTCATGGGATGCACATATAAAGCCAATGAAGGATATTGTAATTCACCCGGCACTGTAGAGAGTGCCCCTCACAACACTTTGCATACATGGGTAGGGAGCAATCTAGAACCTGGAAGGGAGGATATGGGTAAATTCTACTCAGCAGCAAGAGACCCTATTTTCTATGCACATCATTCCAATATAGATCGTCTTTGGGAAGTTTGGAGGGAGATTCATAAACATGAATTGGATATCAAAGATCCAGATTGGCtaaactctttctttttcttttatgatgAGAACTTGAAGCTGGTAAAGATTAAGGTTCGTGATGTTCTTGATATCTCCAAACTTGGTTATTCTTACGAGGAGGTCGATCGTCCGTGGTTGAATAAACGTCCCACGCCTTCAGTTCCGCCAAAGGTAGCCCGTCAGATATTAAAATCGAAAGAGAATGAGAACCAATTCCGACTGTCCTCTGATTTCGGGCCCCATGGTCGAGCTCTAGACGCTAGCTTGACAGTAAAGGTTAACAGGTCTAAAAATCATTTGACCAAGAGGGAGAAAGGAGAGGAAGAGGTCATAGTTGTTCACGGCATTGAAGTGAAAGGGGACGCATATGTTAAGTTTGATGTGTATGTAAACATGGTTGATCAGACGATAATCTCTCCAAAGTCCAGGGAATTCGCGGGGACCTTCGCTCACATTCCTGGGGGTGGGGAGATGATGAAGAGGAAGATCGATCTCAAACTGGGAGTGTCAGAACTATTGGAAGATTTGGAAGCAAAGGAAGATGAAAGCATCTGGGTCACATTGTTGCCAAGGACAGCAAGTTGTAGCAGTGTAACAATTGAAGGAGTACAAATTAAGTATATCAAATAAATTCATGTCTTCATTAGAGAAAGAAGGAATGAGAGAAAAACTTTTGAAGTCTCCTTTATTTTGGAGAtctcatttttagtcattgaAACAAAGATAAATAATGTTTATTTAATGATGGAAAATATTGTCTTTTATTCTGTCTAGATTCAGAGTAATTTATCGAATAAAGTTATTTTTCCCTCATAGCACGTGTCATGGGCATGTTTTCAGTGGGTTAAGAGCCcttcaattattttcttatctaTTATTTCTCAACACATTTATTATGACACGTGAATTAGTCTTGGACCACTTATTCGTCTGACCCAACCCTATTCGTCTATGTCTATCAACAATCTTAGTTCAGCCTTACCTTTAGTACCTCTATTATTTATTTCCAAAgctttaattgaaaatattattatctatgattataattaatatattcgttatataattaaagaaaacattgttttcattaaaataaataagataaaataatataatatatattcaaatggcatatttaatgaaaaaaaaaaaacaaaaatgtcTAAATCCAAATAAGAGGTTAATTGAAATGGGGAACTGATTAGATGAGAGATATTCCATTAGTATGGGCTAATAATAGTAGGCTAAAAGCGTATCCAACGACTTAAGGCCTAGATTTAGCAACGTGAGCAAAACTGTAGCAAATTTAACCGAAAAGGCTAAAAATTGATTGCCGTCGGCtttgatttctttattttgttaatcaGGTTTGGATCTATCGTGGACTATCtctgttttctatttttcaaatcaaGGTAGGTAAAGAATTGTTTTTTTCCAAGAAACAAGTCAAATTTGGTATAATATCTAAAGGGgtttttgaattattaaaaaataaatttaaataaaattttttatatttaaatatttgatttattgattagtgtataatcttttatttaaaaaataaatccgAATACCTTTcttccaaaaaaattaaaaaaaatctatataaatttttatcacttttcaTTACATttaatctaaataaaaaatctaaaatttttaccCCTGCTCGAAGCCATGGATCCTTTTTTGATGGATCAATCCAGCTAATCATGggatatatataaatataaatatatattcacGTCCTTCTTATTGCCATTTTTATCCAAATTCAAGTCCCTAATATTCTTAATGATATGGACGTGGcgttataatttaattaaaaaactcATTATACATGTATTTAAGGCAATCAATATAATAAACGTGACTAATGATCCTAATTAACTTGATGAGcctattaaattttttaacttatgCTATTAATTGAGGAGTATTTATTGGAGAAACGACAATCACCTGGTTGTTGAGTAGTTTTTAAGATGTTATGACggaaaatgtttaaaattagAGATCCGGAAACTAAGTGGAAAAAGTATACTCtcatcaattaattttatgaagGAGAATAAGTAAGCTGTAAgtaaactaaaattatatattgttTAATTTACATGATTCTAAGACCAATTTTTAAGTGGAATTAAATAGGTTTCCTTTTTGAATCAATGATCAATGGCCACAAAAATctttccaaaatattttattctgtgtattaaaattttacatattaGGATCAAAAGCTAGTTTGATTAAGAGGAGAGGAATCCCTGTTCGAAttgcaaaaaaataataaggaaaaaaattttaagtgaaAGTAAATTGCATATATAGTTATTAAAATCGGACCAAATCGACGGTCAAATTGGTTGAACTGCTGACTTGATTATCGAATTAGTTCAATTCTTATGTTAGATTGGGTACGCAAATGATCTACTTCAACTTGATCAAATTCACGAGATTTGTCAGATTTTCATTAATCCCATATTTATTTAGTGGGTTACACTGATATTGTTAGATTGGGTAAATCTCGTCTCTTTTATTCAACTTCGAGCAATTGTTGCTCGACATTGTTTGTACGTTGCTATTATGTTGCATGTTCGTTAACCTAAAAAGCTGCTTCTGTTTAGATCGATCCCCTCAGAAGCAAGGCCTCTGACATTGCAACTGAATTAGAGAAAATTTTGTATGCTTGATTCAGTTGGTGGTTCTCTTCTGGGATCAGTTAGTCATCACTCATCCATCTCAGTATTATCAAGGAGATGGTCAGGAGCAGATTTTTGTCTCCAGGAATCTCGGAGCGTTTTAAGGCTTTCAAGGCAAGCTTGTTAACAAGGTCCTGGATTTCCAGCCATGGAGCAGAAGAAATGGATTCTTACAGTTGTGTTAGCTCTCATCGTCGCAATGCTGCCTTTGACTATTCGAATCCTGGAATTGCATCAAGTTCAGGCAGCGTTTATATATGGGGTACTTTGTGCAAGTCTTTGTCCTGTGTTAAtcattgatttgtcacttaattAATACATGTAAAGCCAATATTACAATTGGCTATATCAATATATCAGAACAGCCTGTACATGACGTATCCATGTTAGTCTTCCTTGCTTTTTGTTCCTTGTAGATCCTTTGGACCTGTAACAAGCCCTTACTTTCGAGCTGTCCAGGGAACTAACAGACATGATTCTCGGGAAGCTGGGAGGCTCAGGCTGGGCTTCCAGTAACCACGACCTTAGCATGGACAAGGCTGTAACGAGCAAAGTTGTCGGCCCAAACTTAACAGCGTGccatccatcttttggtagtcCAGATCTTATTGTTTACTGTTGCCCTCCGGGATTTGAATCGCCAGTGCTTTTTGTAGATTTCCAGTTTCCATTGACAGTAAAGGTATTTAGGTTTAAAAATCAttggagagagagaaaaagaagaggaagaagtcATAGTTGTGCACGGAATCGAAGTGAAAGGGGACGCATTTGTTAAATTTGATGTTTATGTAAATGTTGTTAATCATACGATCATCATCCCAAAGTTCAGAGAATTTTCGGGGATATTTGTTCACATTCCCAAGGGTGTTGGTTTCAGGGAGAGAGATCATGGTGGGGACATTGTGAGGAGGAAGACAGTTCTTGAATTGGGGGTCTCAGAACAACTGAAAGATTTGGAAGTAGATACAGATGAAAGCATATGGATTACATCGTTGCCAAGGACGGCAGCTGCAGCAACAATTGAAGGAATACGGATAGAGTACATCAAATGATTGAAGTCTCCGACACCTGGAGAGCACCATACATGATTGATTTGTATTATTGCTATGCGAAGGTTCACGTATCTGTAGCTGATATGTGTATTTTTTGTAtgaaaattgataaattatatAGGTAAATAAGTCGTATCTGCTATTGAAATCATGGTAAAACCTTTTAGTAACAGAGCTCACGGATTTCATATTGAACAAATTTAGCAAAACTATTCGAGTTGTGCTGTTACCAGGATTAATTGGCTAATATATTGTATCTAAGGAATTGAAGTGGACTTTGCTTCTTGCATAGCCTGCCTTATGTTATAAGATAAGCGTTGAGTTCTAGGGACACCAAACATTTGAATCAAAAAGCAGAGTAAAAAATTTCAGACCAAATCATTTTATTCCACACAACAAGATTTTAATCACAATTCCAAGAACCTCATACAATTGTAATTATTTGCCTTCATAGATAAAAATTTatcctccaatttaactcctgCCCTTTGCAGGAAAgagtcaaaaagaaaaatagtcaGCTTAACAAGAGTTGGCCGCGCCCTTTAGGCTTTTGTGTAAACCAGGAAACAACTAGCAAGGTGGAAGGTCCTTGGGAGGAGGCAAAATGGATTGATCTGGTCCCTTTCCATTCTCCACCACAAAAGCTGTCTTCAAACCCCAGCCGGTATGGAGCTCCAAATGACAGTGCATGAACCAAACTCCTGAAGAATGAAAAGAATTGGTTTAGACTGTAGAGgattactattattttttcgTTGTTTTAAATTGCTTTCTTTCTAATGCCATGTTTATATTGAGTTTCTGGTGAATGTACCTGGATTATCAGCCCTGAACCTTATGGCGGTCCACCCACTGGTCGGTACTCCAACTGTGTTTCTTTCAGGAGGGTCAACCAAGTTAAATTTAGCTGGGTCTTTTGCTGGGTCAAAGTTCCCGATTCCAGTCCCAACGACAAAGAAATTGTAACCATGAAGGTGGAATGGATGGGATTCAACAGTTAGAAGATTGGTATCCTGTAGCACTAACTCAACTGTGGAATTGAAAGCAATCTTGCTTAGCCTGGTGCCTAAAGTAGTACCAAGATTGGCAGTCAATGGAGCACCAGTGTAATTGAAAGGTTTAGGAGGGCGGTCAGGGAAATCTGTTCTAAATACTCCCTTGACGTTGAAATATTGAGCTTGAAGAAGGCCAATCTGTGGCATAACAAAGGTAATGTTGTTCAAAGATGCAGTGAGTTGTGTTCCATTCAGGCAAGTTGCACATGGGTTGATTCCTAATCCAATTGTGTAGAAGAGATGTCTGTCAACTTTAAGGGGCACATTTGCTGGGTATTGTGGAGAGTTTAGGCTCCTAAGTTTGGCATTGTATCTCAATGCAAAAGCTGTGTCATTTGGTGATGGTAGCTGAGGAAGGATTGGGAGGACAGTGTTTGGAACACCTTTATATTGAAGTATAGCCGTGGCGGTTTTGTTGTCTACGGTCAATGGTGCATCCATGAAAGGCCTAGCCGCCATGAAATATCTACCAGGTGCTTGGGTGGCTTGAACAAGAACATTTGTGGTCTGCCCTGGTGCAATTAGAATTGCTTGTGTAGTAAACGGTTTAGAATAAACTGCATCTATTTCTACCACCGTCATATTGTGGCCAGCAATGGCAAAGAAAAGTTCATCGTTGAGTGCAGCGTTGATAATTCTCAAGAGATAAGTCTTTCCTTGTTCTACCTCCATCGCAAATGTAtctgcaaaagaaaagaaaaaaataagaatgcAAGGCCTTGTATGCTGAATCCAAAAGCCGGTGCTAATACTCCGTTGAAAAAAAAGGCTAAGCTTACATTTCTCAGAACATGGGAATAATGGCCCTGGTTTTCCATTAATTGTGTGAGCATCAGATGTATTTGGCGGTAATCCCAGCTTGTTCCCTTGTTTAACAATCTCTTCAACATCGTTATTCCACCATTCACCTGCGCCAAGTACAAGAATTATGGAAATATTAACACGTTAATTGTCTAATTAAAATAGTCCCACCAATACGGAACAATTCACCCCACCTAAAATTATGTTAGTTTCCCTGTAAGGTTGAGGAAAAGGGAATGGGGTCCCCTGTTTTGGCATGATTACAATTGCACCATAAACTGTTGCTCTGAGCCAAAAGATATGTGCATGCCACCATAGAGTTCCTCGTTGACCCGTTACATTAAAATCGTACGTGTAACTGTGCCCTGTCTGGATAGGGCATTGTGTTATAAAAGCTGGTCCATCTGCCCATCCATTGCGAAATTGTTTCAGTCCATGCCTGCCATGACAGAATCGTATCAACAAAGCCCAATAATTGACTTCATGACATGAGAATCgcattttcaaaagaaatgatgCATTTCCTACCAATGAATGGACATGTTATATTGGGCGTAGTTTGCGACATTAATGAGAACTCTGTCGCCTTCTCTCGCGTATATTGTTGGCCCTGGAAACATCCCATTGACTGTAACAACAGGTTTAGCATGGCATAGCCTGCTAACATTTTTCACTTGAATCTGAAAGAACAGAAAGCCATATTATCattaagaatgaaaataaattcagCTAAAAGGTGAATACAACATGCCATGGATTCAATAGGCCTACATCGAATTGGTATCTTCTCACTGCTGCATCTGCAGGAAGAGAAATGAAGCCAACTAgatagaggaagaaaaagaatgaccCCGAGCAGAAAATTTTGCCTACTGCCATTTTGTGTGCTTAATTCTTCGAATTCCGGGTTACGTTTCTTCTGATGAGACATAGGGAGTTGAGGTTTAATGGTTTTTATAGTGTATGAAAAAGGTTAAGTAATGCTATCAGTTTGTTAAAAGGGAAGGGAGAGGGTATTGTTGAATTAGGTAAGAGGAGGAGCAGAGGTTGAACATGAACGCTTGTAAGCAAAATATGAGAGGGACTTGAAGGGTGTTACACTTGAAGATCAGAAGACGGAGAGACCAGATGTTATTGATAAAatactaagaaaataaacatgAGAGCTACTTAAAACCAAACACGACCGCCCTGAGCTGGTGAGCTTTACCGTTAAGGAAAAGTGTTAAGATTTACTTCAGATTCCAGCTGCTTCGGGTTGttcaaaaatgtttttttatgcACATGACAACAGCCAGCCATATCTCACTTGGGAATAAAAAAGGATAATTAAGGTGGAAGAAGAACCCTcttatttagttattttaattgaataaacataggggtgcatgtatgtcatatGTACATGAATGTTACAATAAAGTCACTAGTCTATTGTGGACTACTACATCAAATCAATGTGTTCTTCTAGATTTGATGCAATAACAATCAATCAGTATCTAATTATTTTCATCAGCCACTGGTAATGGAACCGGGGCGCCTTTTGAAATTGGTTGGTGCAGGTCTAAGCCAAGCTCTCCCTCCAATCATGTCCATAGTCAAGAATGGTGCAGCTTCATTTTGTGATAGGCGGTGTGACCACTGAACCCTCTTTGATGCATCAGCTCCAGGTC containing:
- the LOC18607763 gene encoding aureusidin synthase; protein product: MEKKKWILTVVLALIVAMLPLTFRILESHQVQRLYTGELTDMILGKLGGRASSNHDLSTDKAVASKFIAPNLTACHPSYGRPDLLVHCCPPGFESPVPFVDFQFPDPQSPKRVRRPVQLVDENYIAKYNKALSIMKSLPYDDPRSFARQANLHCLFCTGAYDQQNSNTPLSIHRTWLFFPWHRMMIYFHERIIGSLIGDDTFAFPVWTWDIPEGMVMPDIYANMNLSFFHKVRDFSHFPPRVADLNYFEETNLSPQEQLDTNLAFMYNQMVSGAKKTELFMGCTYKANEGYCNSPGTVESAPHNTLHTWVGSNLEPGREDMGKFYSAARDPIFYAHHSNIDRLWEVWREIHKHELDIKDPDWLNSFFFFYDENLKLVKIKVRDVLDISKLGYSYEEVDRPWLNKRPTPSVPPKVARQILKSKENENQFRLSSDFGPHGRALDASLTVKVNRSKNHLTKREKGEEEVIVVHGIEVKGDAYVKFDVYVNMVDQTIISPKSREFAGTFAHIPGGGEMMKRKIDLKLGVSELLEDLEAKEDESIWVTLLPRTASCSSVTIEGVQIKYIK
- the LOC18607765 gene encoding laccase-11 — translated: MAVGKIFCSGSFFFFLYLVGFISLPADAAVRRYQFDIQVKNVSRLCHAKPVVTVNGMFPGPTIYAREGDRVLINVANYAQYNMSIHWHGLKQFRNGWADGPAFITQCPIQTGHSYTYDFNVTGQRGTLWWHAHIFWLRATVYGAIVIMPKQGTPFPFPQPYRETNIILGEWWNNDVEEIVKQGNKLGLPPNTSDAHTINGKPGPLFPCSEKYTFAMEVEQGKTYLLRIINAALNDELFFAIAGHNMTVVEIDAVYSKPFTTQAILIAPGQTTNVLVQATQAPGRYFMAARPFMDAPLTVDNKTATAILQYKGVPNTVLPILPQLPSPNDTAFALRYNAKLRSLNSPQYPANVPLKVDRHLFYTIGLGINPCATCLNGTQLTASLNNITFVMPQIGLLQAQYFNVKGVFRTDFPDRPPKPFNYTGAPLTANLGTTLGTRLSKIAFNSTVELVLQDTNLLTVESHPFHLHGYNFFVVGTGIGNFDPAKDPAKFNLVDPPERNTVGVPTSGWTAIRFRADNPGVWFMHCHLELHTGWGLKTAFVVENGKGPDQSILPPPKDLPPC